The genomic DNA CCCGGACCTGCTCAACCTGGCCTTCAGCACCTTCGGCGGCTCGGGCATGCTGCCCCTGGAGGAGATGGAGCGCCGCCACATCCAGCGGGTTCTGGAAGCCACGGGCTACAACAAGAACCTGGCCAGCCACATCCTGGGCCTGCCCCGCACCACGCTCTGGCGGCGCATCAAGAAGTTCGGCATCAAGGACGAGGAATAGGCGCAGCGGCCCGGACATCCGGTGCGGGCCGCCCCGCACGCACGCCAACGGTTCCCCTCCTTGCGGGCCGTGCTTCTCCTTTCGAAATTCCGCCGCGTCCCCTCCCACGGGCTGCCTGACGCCCAGCGAAAGACTCTTCCCCCTGTTTTTCTTCCGCCTCCCGCCGCCCGGCAATCGGAGCGCCTTCGAATGGTTCATTTTGAAACAGGAAGCCCTGAAAACCGAGAACAAGGCCCCCCATATCCGTTGCCCGCTGTTTCATTTTGAACAACACTTTTTCAACTCCGGAATATTTTCACAACCTCACGGCGCACTTCGCATCGGCGCGATCCCAATGATACCTTGAAGATCGGCCCATTGCGGCGTCTGCGCCCGCCTTGTTCCCCGCCGCCCTTTTGCGCGCTCCGGCCCGGCCGCCTGGCCCGGACCGCATTTCAAATTGAAACACATAAAGCCGCACTTTATCCTCCACGACACGCCCAAGAATTGAAATACATTTAATTTCGCATGATTACGCACAGCCCGGTCCGCCCGTCTCTTGGCACCGCCCTTGCTCTGTCAGGGGCAAATGGACGCACCGGATGGACAACGTACTCATAGCGATCGACTCCTCGGAATCCAGCTTCTGGCTGGCCTTCTATGCCCTGGGACTGACCCGCAGGGTCAAGGCCAACGTCTCCATCCTCATGGTCGTGGACCAGGAGCTCATGGAGCAGTCCGGCGAGGACGACGAGTGGATCGGCCTGCCGGAACGGCGGCTGGAGTCCCTCATCGCCGAGGAAAGCTCCGACCGGGCCCGTATTCCCTACTACGTGGCCCACGGCTCCCTGGAGCAGGAGATTCTGCATTTCGTGCAGGAGAACGCGGTCACCATCCTGGTCATCGCCAAGCCGTCCGGCAAAGACCCCAAGCGAACACGGCGTTTCCTGGAAATGCTCGAACGAATCAGCAAACAGACCAGCTGTCATATCGAGGTCGTGCAAAAGGTTCTGGCCCAGCGGGAGCGTTGAGACATGCCCAAATCGACGAACGCGCTCCCCGAAGTCCGGATTTTTGCCGCCCTCTGCGGAATGTGGAGTGGATGAGCACGCATCGCC from Paucidesulfovibrio longus DSM 6739 includes the following:
- a CDS encoding universal stress protein, encoding MDNVLIAIDSSESSFWLAFYALGLTRRVKANVSILMVVDQELMEQSGEDDEWIGLPERRLESLIAEESSDRARIPYYVAHGSLEQEILHFVQENAVTILVIAKPSGKDPKRTRRFLEMLERISKQTSCHIEVVQKVLAQRER